The genomic interval CCATGTAGTCCTATTAGACCAGTATCTTTTACAAATTTTGTGATAGATATATATGGAAGAGGTGACCTCAATATTATGTATGCATGTATCTGAGGCCATGAACAATAACTTTATTTATGTTTGACACAATGTCCAACTTATACACCTCTTTTGTCTATGAGCAGATTTCTGAACTCTCAGTGTCAGGCTTTGTTGTTGGCTGCGCTTTTGATAGATTCGGGAAGTGCCCAGATGTGTGTTTTAATCTCATTAGTCTTCATGCTAATATCTTATTATCCTGTCACATTATTCTTTGTTATAATGATTGGTTAGGTTGCGCAAGTGAAGATTTTTATCGATGATCTATGTAAAACGGGAAAACTAGAAGGTTTAAAGTATACATTTTGGAATGAGTCCTTAACATCAAAGGTGAGTGTCACACAGGGAATATGATATAGAGTTCAATTCTTATGGTTCTTATATTTCTGTGAGGCCATGGTTCTGTGTGTGGAATGCTTGCAAAAGTTTTTATTGTATCATTCAGTGGGTATTTCCCAGAAGATGATTGATGCGTAGAAGATGCCTGTAATTATCCAATAAGATTCGCTAATTTTGATTTTCTTATGTGGTAGATTTGAGTATTCATGGTTAAAGGAACTGTCAGAAACTAAGCCTACGCATAGCATGAACAGAAAGAACTGTCATGGCAAAGTGTCGCCATAACTGTCATACGTTGTTATACCTAAGACAATTCTGTCCACTGGCTTCACAGCCCACTTCATAATCTAAATTACACAGAATCTCTTGATtgctggtttatttgataatGATGGCTGCCGTGATGTTGATTTTTACTTGAATGCTTGTTCCCAGGCTGCAGAATTGCTACTGAAGCCTTTGAAGCTGCATCCAGTGATGTCCAAAGCAATATTGGATAAATTTGCTGCTGTTGGAATTCTCCAGGTGATCAACTGGGTTCAACCATATTTTTTCTGTATGTTGCTAAGTGTATCAGTCTGTTGTGTTTTGCATGCAATTCTGAAGCATCATTGGAGTGTTATATGGGAGACACCAGTATAATTATGATATAAAAATATTAAGAAGTCAATCTGTTGAAAACTTGAATACCCTTTCATTAATTTAGTGCCCAGTAATAGTAAGGTCCAATGAACAGTGCACGAAACAACAGTGGATTCATTTCAAACCTGCTTTTCTCATTTGGGGCTCAAATTTTAGCAAAAATCTAgttaaaaatttgaactagagTCAGAAAATATCTAGTGTTTTCAAGGTTCTAATGCTATGGAATCAAAAAACTTTATGATTTCTGTATTGATCAAACTCGAATCTTCTTTGGAAGTAGAGTAGCCGATTTATTGAAGTTTGTCAACTTCATACAGCTTGGCTGATTTTGGCTTTCTTGGTGTTGTTTAACACCCCTTGATCTAATATATTGATGCTTGCCTCTTTACAAAAAGAACTTTGTTTAAGAAACTCTTGTTTATAAGCTTGGAAATCATATCAAGTGATGTGTTGCTTGTCATTTAACAGGATTACCTGGACACACTGAACAGGAGCATGAAGTTGAAATCAGTCACAAGGGCAAGGCATTCCAGGATCTGGCGACTGTAAATATCACACTAGCAAACTAGAAATGTTGTAACAGTTCTCCTCGgtgaaattttatttataatattaattagGGGTTATTATTCCATGCAAGTATTATTACAGTAAtccattttttgaaaaattaagacGAGCTAGGACACGAGTATAGGCTATCCATTTGATGTCGTAACTAGTTCGTGTGTTTGAATAATCAAGAGAGGTTCAGAAATCTCTCATATCGCTCCCGGACCTTACAGTTCTGAAGTCTAAACTGAGTCAAGCCTGTCTTGTGGTCATAAAATCCTAATACCAAAATTGTTATATGTTAGTCCATCATGTTCCATTTATTGGAGTTTTCAGAATTTCTGTCAATAAAGCACTCGCATTTTTGTGCTGCGAGAAGAGTAATGGGGTATGCAAAGCTTTTTTGGCCAAAGCATTTTTGTGCTGCAACTGCAAGAAGAGTAATAGGGTGTTCAAAGCTTTTTTGGCCAAACGCCAAATGGAGAATTGTTGTCAAATAAAAAAGGGCATCTATTAAACAACTTCACAACATAATTACTTattcatttctaatttttaaaaatgggtaaaaaattatgttaaaataaGAAACCAAGAGAAAATACAGGATGAAGAATGTGACATCCTTTTTAAGGTCCCTTTTGAGAAATGAAAGGATTGAGATGATGAGTGTAATATTTGTATGATTCTTAAATGTGtataatatttacatatatatatatatatataataataaatttactATGATTTGTTAAGAGATGTTCATTATaattttgttaattaattaaatgggcgTGGATCTATGTTCTAATCACTTATGAATGGGctaatttgaatttgaaaccTTTTAATCTTTGTTAAATGATGACTTAATTGAGCTTGGCCTCTTGACTCTTTCACCCGTATCAGATCAAATTATTTGAAGGAAATGCACTTACAATGAAATtagaattaaaataatttgatgttatattttaatcaaaattttaattttcatatgaAGATTTTATGTTCTAAATATGATCTTAAGGACCTAAATATTCCTCGTTTCTATTTTATTGTATTACATTAAAGAAATATGTTatgactatttatttatttatgctaCTAGTTTTCCATTTATATTGTCACCTTTAATTGTTTTCACATAAACTAAAGattagatttatgattttcagttgttttatcGTTTGATTGTTATAGATTTATAGTATTTTAATATCTACAATTTCTTTTTATTGATCAAGCatttattttatacataattttaaaattaaaaattggaaaataatcgtataaatttaaaacataattaaaataaaaaatattcataaaacaaAAGTATTTTTACTAGCTTTCAATTGTTATgttcaataaaattattttcaaaggattaacaattttagtaaaataattaaaactatttttatcttttacaataagattttttatttgtattcttttgtatttttattattttcattatattttctgaCTATTACGTGTATAGTTAAAGACACACTTAAGCATTTCCTTCAATTAggcattaatttattttaattttgaaaatattaactaaataacttgttgatttttaaattttaatttttattattctttttcatAAGCATTttgccaaaaataaaataaaatctaggaGTACTGTCATTGAATATTTAATGTTTGAGTCAAAGACTCAAAAGGTCATCAAATTTGGTACAAGTCAACTCAATTGAATTGACCTGGTTCAAAATTCAAAGCACAACAAAAATTAAAGCGTTgcaagtgtaaaaaaaaaataatttaaagctAAATAGTAGAATGCTGAGTTtccattttaatattattttataataaaatattaaataatatttcgTTTGGAAAAGATTTTCCCCTTTTTAAGGCTTACGTAATCTCACAACTTGATCcaacgagatttaaacaaatttcgCTGGACCAAACTGCGAAATTTAAACGGGCAGGGCTTCTCGTGATGATGCATGGCAAGCTGGGAAGCAAATCTCGTAGGACAAAACTGCGAGATTTGAAAACAATGTGACATTTttgtaaatatttgaaaatttaaaaataaaataaaactattttcacaagtgAATAGTGATACGTCTTTTTTTCAAACTGTAGTTcagttattttaaataaaaaattagttacACTTTGTCACGCTATAGAATACTCATCATTCTATCAAAGAAAAAGTGAATATGTCTATCCAATTCTATtagctattttaaaattttaaaaattatgagtttttgtTTTAGTTTCAAAGCAACTCCTAATTATTGCATTTTAATTTGCTCCATTTTTAAAGTTATTTACTAACTCGACATTTTTCAAGTCGTGtgctttgatatatttttcaaagttatgtttctcaattttaaaacatGTGAAGTGATAATTCATTGTAAATTCTATGTTTATCATTTAATTTGTTTTCAACACTATTCTAAAAATATAGAAGTGAATGTTTGATTTTAAGGTTTTCctcagtttatattttttttattagagtAGAATTGCATGTATGATAGGAGGATTAAAATAGTGACGTTAATTTTTTGAGATAATTTACATCATGATGGCTATTTCTTTGATAATGAATAGATTTCAAATACATTTTTGTATGAATTCGAGTTGTGAAATGCgaaataaacaattaaataaattataacataaaaCATTATTAAAGCTAAAAGACGCATGCATTGTGTTTATATCACCATTAAAAGAATAACTATCACTAATGTAACACATTAGCACAAAAAATATGTGATAACATCATGTTTCATTCGAAACTGTCATGCACAACTTTTattcacatatacatgttgggaaaaatgaataaacattcccaattatacataaataatacaacaatgctatacaaatgaaatgaaaattatcaatgttatacaaatgaaataaacataATGTTATACTACTCAGTGCCGTAGCGAGGCCGTCTCCGGGATCGGGGTGGCTGCCATCTGTGTCTGCCCTCTCCTTGCTGGTCATCTGCATTTGGTGTCCTGTCCCATCGTCGTACTGTTTGTGGATCATTTCCACCAAGAGGTACTGCGTAATCAGCATCCATGCGAAACGGATGGGGAGATAATTGATATGATGGCTCTGGACGAGAATGAGGTGGCATAACAGGTGCATCAACCTCCTCCGCATCGAAAATTTCGTCCAATAAGTATAACATCGATGGGGTGGCAATAGAGTCAGAAGGGGCGTCAACTTGTTTACTAGACAGTCCCGCAATATCAGCTCTTGGCGAAGGCACATACGGTGCTGACGGGCCGAACACGTACTCCGCCTGTACAACCGGTCGCGAGAAGGTGAGACTCAATGGACGACTAGAGGAAGCACGTCATCCTCCTACTGGAACTGCTCgacctcctcgtactggagctgatTGACCTTCTTGTGCAGGCGGGTCAGGTCGAGGTGTAGGGATCTGTCGGCCGTCCTCGTGGACAAGGTCCAATCCAACTCACTAACCTCTGGATTGCAGGATCTGGAGAGATCTGATCTACCTTATGTAGTATGTCAGCTTGCAGTATATGAAAAAAATTGGTTAACATATGCAGATTGTAACGTACACATAACAAAAGTAAGtgtgggttaaagtcttcttacgaggctcataTATACAGCAGCGGTCTTGTTGACGAAGCATCGTGTGATGAACCTATACTAGGTAAAGTATGGGTCATCCAAACACATCAGACCGTCCTCTGCCTCCATCGATGGAATATAGTCTCGCTGAtgctgtaacgacctacctattttaccatatattttttttccataataaatacTCATATAAACTCTAACACCTACTAAATTGATGTAATCAttatcaacctggacccatgggtactaaggataaacctgtcatataaacctgtcatataactctgatacctaagcagcaggaaacgtaatatATAAACATGCcatccaaccaaccacaataccagagtcatactaaatttgttatatatatacaatcatccaccaaaagaccaaaaagtaacctagcctcacttcccaaaaataaatctaaccccAGCTCAATAActcacccttctgatagggtagttCGGTTGGACTCTACTGCCGCAAAGCTCTATCttctcctctacctggatttcctgaaatttttgaaatgctggggtgagacatctcttagtaagggaaataaactaatatcaatgtgtggcgtTATaagcattttcgtgttatacatatataccTAAGCATATTTAGTAAAATCTGTCTGTAGTAGAATTGAGTAAAACATGAtgtgtcatatcataataaagcatactagatttctatacatgaaaattatCTTATAAaattgtacaatactgaaataacacccaggatggataactagctaatgtcatgtcttaccctcacatgattaggttgtgtaactcgaaggcgggacctagcaatggctggccgaccatgctagatcgaCATaaatttgtaagtacgatgggcctaccccTCCTGGTCTCGAACTGCTAagggaacaactccactctacactgaagccacctcgactgccatctcccacactattggtcgtgtggtagcactgtcataattctaaacatatagcCACGATACCGTGTtcttgaaaactgaactaaaccatccgggttccaatatcatataataagtttcatataatAAACATAGTTGCTTCATATTCCATAGCAGCAACTGACATataaatgttttcataaatccTGTCATATCATatatgattatggcatctgcgccaataTGAATCACGACACCTGCGCCgacataacatatcatgtaaatcatggcatctgcgctgGCATTTTATAACATACTAAATCATGAAATCTctgtactgtttaacataatattttagaacatagttcttgtactgttttatggtttttcctgaaaactggaaatacatgattattctgggaaaacataatattccattaacataattttcatggtaaatgttactcatgccacacaaaaagggTAATATCCAAAacataaaatttgttttaaaatcatatttctagTAAAATACATTAAAATCATATTCCTGATCAATAACAATatttccaaacataattctacaatatacatatttacctgaaattaaatgctgtaaaataataaatatattttcataagaaggctgacttagtttatccccttacattgcttactgagaagcccacaaaacacccaatcctacacctgcagtgtttccaacacaataccctgaaattaatatttttcccaacaaaacttcagtataaacccattTAATATCTTCCCTCAACCCAGAagtaccaaataccttaataaatattaaaataatcaacttacccaaattttgggatgattcccaaacttacCAAATCAAATTTCCACTccagctatgttgtagagaatctccccaggatcaccgtggtaacttctgatcgtcaaaccgggAAGAATCGGAGCCGAATTTCTAAAGAGAAGATAGAGATTTCGatttctaaagagagagagagagagactgtggCATGCAGGAAATTTTGCGCAGGAATTGAGTTTGGgactatatatagagtgttgtccacgtggcactcgtcaacgagccacaacttctcgtcgacgagtccaagcaaTAGTCTCGCCGACAAACGCCTACTCCTCATCGACTAGATTAAGGCCTTGAAAACgaccctctcggtaacttctcatcgacaagacatacATTCCCGTCGACGAGCCAAGagccctgctcgtcgacgagcacttctacactcatcgacgagaccctattgaaatctcttttgaaaaatctttttctctcatttattttattatttaattattataattcttcaaGTCTTTACAAATGCTCCAATGCAGTCACGCATATCTTGTGCGTAGTCGCCTAGTTTGTGACCCCTCGACCGCATCCATCCATGCCATGCAGTCATCTGCATCCAACCATCACTCAACAAATTGTGTGCCCCCTCGGCAGAACAAGGGGTCATCGTGACCATCAACCCATGCTCGCCTGAACCGGTGATCATCACCCATTATCAACACGCTGTGATCAACAGGCCCTAGATCGATCCTACAAAAGGCGCCAATGAAATATAGTAAATACAAAATGAACATGATGTGTAGTAAAAGTTCTATAAGTGCGTCATAAGTCAATGCGAAGGGCCAGCTGCATCCCCTAGTTACATCCTTctcggctattgaaataatgtgcaacgcgataaaatgttagttgcacaagggccGTTATTGGGAGGCTACAAGCTCCTTTCAGGGCGGCGTTAAAACATTCCACAAGGTTAGTgatcatgttcccataccttcatCCACCAACGTGGCACTGAGTCcgcatatgaggagggatctgctCGAAAAATGACTATACTGGTtctccaccctcatcgaatatcctctccatccacttgtcaaattttcttaCCTAATGCTCCATTCCCGCTCGCTAAGCTATACATTTCAGATTGACACTTTGTACTTTTGTATTAAAGTTGCTGACCATGTGTCGAAGGAAGAATAGGTGGTGGGCACGTGGTGATTGCCAATCAGGATTTCGTTGCGCTGCAGCGAGAATTATTGGATGCCGATATGATATCAAGCAAATATCATCCCTATCGATAATGGAatgaagacaacacagaaaccaattccatgtgtccagaCTTTCCTTTTGGACAATAgcaaatgcaaggggaaatatttgtcTATTTGCATCTGGGCACGTCACAATTTGGAGTTTACCTTTGTACTTACCATACAGGTGTGTCCCGTCTac from Malania oleifera isolate guangnan ecotype guangnan chromosome 9, ASM2987363v1, whole genome shotgun sequence carries:
- the LOC131164837 gene encoding uncharacterized protein LOC131164837 isoform X2, with protein sequence MKYVKPLKLFSELLKKDAIQQRRLLGLDVGNKYVGLAVSDPLNIVACPLSVLMRTKDDIDLMASDFQTMVAQVKIFIDDLCKTGKLEGLKYTFWNESLTSKAAELLLKPLKLHPVMSKAILDKFAAVGILQDYLDTLNRSMKLKSVTRARHSRIWRL
- the LOC131164837 gene encoding uncharacterized protein LOC131164837 isoform X1 produces the protein MKYVKPLKLFSELLKKDAIQQRRLLGLDVGNKYVGLAVSDPLNIVACPLSVLMRTKDDIDLMASDFQTMISELSVSGFVVGCAFDRFGKCPDVAQVKIFIDDLCKTGKLEGLKYTFWNESLTSKAAELLLKPLKLHPVMSKAILDKFAAVGILQDYLDTLNRSMKLKSVTRARHSRIWRL